The proteins below are encoded in one region of Fusobacterium sp. JB019:
- a CDS encoding SDR family oxidoreductase, with amino-acid sequence MFIKKALIGTKNFIKYIKKGGVVNVEINQIKYNDILKNKKVLITGGSSGIGLAIAKKFISEGAIVVITGRNIERLKKAEKEINNKNLSIIEWDISDISIIEKKYNEILKKIGTLDILINNAGIDSYKNFEDIDISIYNNVIRTNLDGAYFLSQIFSKNLIKDKIKGKIVNLSSIRGIYGASEPYGISKWGITGMTIGLGRDLAKYGINVNAIAPGVTATPINGIKKEDNLYIERCKNKRAGLPEEIAELALFLCSNAANHIVGQVIVCDGGESLI; translated from the coding sequence ATGTTTATAAAAAAAGCTTTAATAGGTACTAAAAATTTTATTAAATATATAAAAAAAGGTGGAGTTGTAAATGTTGAAATAAATCAAATAAAATATAATGATATTTTAAAAAATAAAAAAGTTTTGATAACTGGAGGAAGTAGTGGAATAGGATTAGCTATTGCTAAAAAATTTATTTCAGAGGGAGCAATAGTAGTTATAACAGGAAGAAATATAGAAAGGTTAAAGAAAGCAGAGAAAGAAATAAACAACAAAAATCTTTCTATAATAGAATGGGATATAAGTGATATATCTATAATAGAAAAAAAATATAATGAAATTTTAAAAAAAATAGGAACTTTAGATATTTTAATAAATAATGCAGGGATAGATTCTTATAAAAATTTTGAGGATATAGATATTAGTATTTATAATAATGTAATTAGAACTAATTTAGATGGAGCTTATTTTTTATCTCAAATTTTTTCAAAAAATTTAATAAAAGATAAAATAAAAGGTAAAATAGTAAATTTATCTTCAATTAGAGGAATTTATGGAGCGTCAGAGCCTTATGGTATTTCAAAATGGGGAATTACAGGAATGACTATAGGATTAGGAAGAGACTTGGCAAAATATGGTATAAATGTGAATGCAATTGCTCCTGGAGTAACAGCAACACCAATAAATGGAATAAAAAAAGAGGATAATTTATATATTGAGAGATGTAAGAATAAAAGAGCAGGGTTACCAGAGGAAATAGCTGAATTGGCATTGTTTTTATGCAGCAATGCAGCTAACCATATTGTAGGACAAGTAATTGTTTGTGATGGTGGAGAATCTTTAATTTAG
- a CDS encoding acyltransferase, translating into MILKINRVISRLRRMLNLNFVNCIFLNYFCNRIKVKKGKIISFKKSIFILHKKSKIILNGNLITNGNCIKNNGRSTIVRLDENSKLKVNGNFNIYYGGDIIIFKDGNLELGSGFFNSNIKIRCKNNIKIGNNVAISHDVTIMDSDFHRITYEDGSKNIQSASIEIGDNVWIGSKVLILKGVEIGNGAIIASGSVVTKSVPENTIVGGNPAKIIKEIKGWK; encoded by the coding sequence ATGATTTTAAAAATAAATAGAGTAATTAGTCGTTTAAGAAGAATGTTAAATTTAAATTTTGTAAATTGTATATTTTTAAATTATTTTTGTAATAGGATAAAAGTAAAAAAAGGGAAAATAATTTCGTTTAAAAAGAGTATTTTTATTTTACATAAAAAATCAAAAATTATTTTAAATGGAAATTTAATTACTAATGGTAACTGTATAAAAAATAATGGAAGAAGTACTATAGTAAGATTAGATGAAAATTCTAAATTAAAAGTAAATGGAAATTTTAATATTTATTATGGGGGAGATATTATAATTTTTAAAGATGGAAATTTAGAATTAGGAAGTGGTTTTTTTAATTCCAATATAAAAATAAGATGTAAAAATAATATAAAAATAGGGAATAATGTTGCAATTTCTCATGATGTAACAATAATGGACTCTGATTTTCATAGGATAACTTATGAAGATGGCAGCAAAAATATTCAAAGTGCTTCTATAGAGATTGGAGATAATGTATGGATAGGAAGTAAAGTCTTGATTTTAAAAGGTGTTGAAATAGGAAATGGTGCAATAATAGCATCAGGTTCTGTTGTAACAAAAAGTGTTCCTGAAAATACTATTGTTGGAGGAAATCCTGCTAAAATTATAAAAGAAATAAAAGGATGGAAATAA